The following coding sequences lie in one Pontibacter sp. G13 genomic window:
- a CDS encoding carbohydrate-binding protein: MKFSINLLTWVACCFLGMGHLYAQSAVSVGSGSYASYPPSHEYIGGQAANGTFQAFATNSANIDVDASKINDPIPTNDWWTSVLTMEDGNGNRHGGNLWTYPLLSRASTNGFEIGHRTAKDWTTDQLGSRTVTVDYLVYLSGSSFSPTKTIAVNWSDWHVDLRTQVGDNSSQRIDVTLAQGMPYVWAKTTGFDPVIRAIHPGVRSYLNASGGTQTFPATLDRFAIEYDGNLYGVHFPQNVTITETTAGLSIAGHDGEWIVFSALNSPADLNTLHQHAFVRPTHTSLDYSYDPSQGSVTATYNISTDVISGTQTQALQGFIPHHYRGNANSFSFSGLEYSGTPRGLMKMAAGTSFAFNYEFNADLLPHFTSPQVLAGESIPYDPAKMKSMIDAYANDVQLYGIGGGTYWGGKYLLRALKYTLMAKETGNDNYDDLLAATKSLVHDWLTYTPGETEIYYSYYPAWKALIGFNEEYYSAFFTDNHFHYGYLAHAAALLEMAEPGSMDGYWDMVEKVIKTYANWDKNDPEFPYLRTFSPWMGHSFANGLGNSIGNNQESSSEAMQSWAGMFMVAEMTGNTAMRDAAAFGYLTEGRAIADYWYNESGTFDEIGYTKPITGILEMNRYVYGTFFGAQETYIHGIQWLPISPAYGFWNDFLTASEAAAIVDPIMNNMSADLGGSISADWMNVSMGFKLFFDPESVVSQFDGYWNATPGTDEYNVAHQNGENGITYYYAHASQNIGVRQSNYRLSLPLSSAFEKNGTMTYVAYNPSSSAQTCEVYANGSLVTSFSVPAHTLYNSNGGGTTPPPSSSVLIQAEDYTSMSGIQTEGTADVGGGDNVGWINTGDWMEYSVNIPAAGTYTVHYRVASLSSGGNLTMTANGSTLDNTTFAATGSWQTWTMVSSTVTLNAGVQTIRITSNNNGWNINWFEFEPSGGSTPVNLFVEAEDYDAMSGIQTENTADAGGGENVGWIDAGDWLEYDISVPNAGSYSIDYRVASLSNGGDFTVTSDGNTVDNTTFSSTGSWQTWTTVSSTVNLPAGSQTIRITANTGGWNINWFEISSGGASRPVSIFELPEERIIAYPVPFGDQLHMTLPNTVDYEKVELLDLSGRIIMTQQVHATELQWETANLPSGVYLLRAFRRLGAPEILKIIK; this comes from the coding sequence ATGAAATTTTCTATAAATCTCCTCACTTGGGTGGCTTGCTGCTTCCTAGGTATGGGCCACCTATACGCCCAATCGGCTGTATCAGTAGGATCTGGTTCCTATGCGTCCTATCCCCCAAGTCATGAATATATCGGAGGCCAAGCTGCGAACGGCACTTTTCAGGCATTCGCCACCAACAGTGCCAATATTGATGTGGATGCTTCAAAGATCAATGATCCCATCCCCACAAATGATTGGTGGACTAGTGTCCTGACTATGGAAGATGGGAATGGAAATCGCCACGGCGGGAATCTCTGGACCTATCCGTTGTTGAGCAGGGCCTCTACGAATGGATTTGAAATCGGTCATCGCACCGCCAAGGACTGGACAACAGATCAATTGGGCAGCCGAACCGTCACGGTAGATTATTTGGTCTATTTGTCTGGAAGTTCCTTTTCACCAACCAAGACGATCGCTGTAAACTGGTCAGATTGGCACGTGGATCTCCGCACACAGGTGGGAGACAACAGTTCTCAGCGAATCGACGTGACCTTGGCACAGGGGATGCCCTATGTCTGGGCGAAAACCACGGGGTTCGATCCGGTCATTCGGGCGATTCATCCGGGAGTGCGAAGCTATTTGAATGCCTCTGGTGGAACTCAAACATTTCCAGCCACACTGGATCGGTTTGCCATCGAATATGACGGCAACCTGTATGGGGTGCATTTTCCTCAAAACGTCACCATTACGGAGACGACCGCTGGATTGAGCATTGCAGGACATGATGGGGAATGGATCGTCTTTTCCGCCCTGAATAGTCCAGCAGACCTGAATACCCTCCATCAGCACGCATTTGTGCGTCCGACCCATACCTCTTTGGATTACAGCTATGATCCGAGCCAAGGCAGTGTCACCGCTACCTACAATATTTCCACAGATGTCATTTCAGGCACCCAAACCCAAGCGCTCCAAGGATTTATTCCGCATCATTACCGGGGAAATGCCAATAGCTTTTCCTTCTCGGGATTGGAGTATTCGGGCACGCCGCGTGGACTGATGAAAATGGCCGCAGGTACCAGTTTTGCATTCAACTACGAATTCAATGCGGACCTTTTGCCTCATTTTACCTCCCCTCAGGTTTTGGCAGGAGAAAGTATTCCCTATGATCCCGCCAAGATGAAATCCATGATCGATGCCTATGCCAATGATGTGCAGCTCTATGGAATCGGCGGAGGGACCTACTGGGGCGGTAAGTATCTGCTCAGAGCGCTCAAATACACCTTGATGGCCAAGGAAACCGGCAATGACAACTATGACGATCTGCTGGCCGCGACCAAGAGCCTCGTCCATGACTGGCTCACCTATACCCCCGGCGAAACCGAGATTTACTACAGCTATTATCCTGCCTGGAAAGCCTTGATTGGGTTCAATGAGGAGTACTATTCTGCCTTTTTTACAGATAATCACTTCCACTATGGCTATTTGGCCCATGCCGCTGCTTTGCTGGAAATGGCAGAGCCCGGATCGATGGATGGCTATTGGGACATGGTGGAGAAGGTGATCAAGACCTATGCGAATTGGGACAAAAACGATCCTGAATTCCCATACCTCAGAACCTTCAGTCCATGGATGGGCCATTCCTTTGCCAATGGTCTAGGCAACTCCATCGGCAACAATCAGGAATCCAGTTCCGAAGCGATGCAGTCTTGGGCGGGTATGTTTATGGTCGCAGAAATGACTGGAAATACAGCCATGCGCGATGCGGCGGCTTTTGGTTACCTCACGGAAGGTAGAGCGATTGCCGATTATTGGTACAACGAAAGCGGGACATTCGATGAGATTGGATATACCAAGCCGATCACAGGAATCTTGGAAATGAACCGCTACGTCTATGGTACCTTCTTCGGCGCGCAGGAAACCTATATTCACGGAATCCAATGGCTGCCAATCTCCCCAGCTTATGGATTTTGGAATGATTTCCTGACTGCTAGCGAGGCCGCGGCGATTGTCGATCCCATCATGAACAACATGTCTGCAGATTTGGGGGGGTCCATCAGTGCGGACTGGATGAATGTCTCTATGGGATTCAAACTGTTTTTTGATCCTGAATCAGTGGTTTCACAGTTTGATGGGTACTGGAATGCTACCCCCGGCACGGATGAATACAATGTCGCTCACCAAAATGGCGAGAATGGAATCACCTATTACTATGCGCATGCTTCGCAGAATATCGGAGTTCGTCAGTCCAATTACCGATTGAGTCTGCCATTGAGCAGTGCATTCGAGAAAAATGGAACGATGACCTATGTGGCCTACAATCCATCCAGTTCTGCGCAAACTTGTGAAGTGTACGCCAATGGGAGCCTTGTTACCTCGTTCTCTGTGCCTGCGCATACCTTGTACAACAGCAACGGGGGAGGGACAACGCCCCCACCATCTTCCTCAGTACTGATTCAAGCGGAGGATTACACGTCGATGAGCGGCATCCAGACCGAGGGTACAGCCGATGTCGGCGGTGGAGACAATGTGGGTTGGATCAATACCGGAGACTGGATGGAGTATTCGGTGAATATTCCGGCGGCGGGAACCTACACGGTCCATTATCGTGTGGCGAGCCTCAGCAGTGGCGGAAACCTGACCATGACCGCCAATGGGTCCACGCTCGACAATACCACTTTTGCCGCGACTGGAAGCTGGCAGACGTGGACGATGGTCTCTTCCACTGTGACACTCAATGCGGGTGTACAGACCATTCGGATTACGTCCAACAACAATGGCTGGAACATCAACTGGTTCGAGTTTGAGCCGAGCGGTGGTTCTACCCCTGTGAATCTCTTTGTCGAGGCAGAGGACTACGACGCCATGTCAGGCATTCAAACGGAGAATACCGCAGATGCCGGTGGCGGAGAAAATGTCGGTTGGATCGATGCGGGAGACTGGCTGGAGTATGACATTTCCGTGCCGAATGCGGGGAGCTATTCCATCGACTACCGGGTGGCCAGTCTGAGCAATGGCGGAGACTTTACGGTGACCTCAGACGGCAATACCGTGGACAATACCACTTTCTCATCGACGGGCAGCTGGCAGACGTGGACGACAGTTTCCTCAACGGTGAATTTGCCTGCTGGAAGCCAGACGATTCGGATCACTGCGAATACTGGCGGCTGGAACATCAACTGGTTCGAGATCAGTAGTGGAGGCGCATCTCGCCCTGTTTCGATCTTCGAATTGCCGGAGGAGCGGATCATCGCCTATCCCGTGCCTTTCGGGGATCAACTTCATATGACGCTGCCCAATACGGTGGATTATGAAAAGGTCGAATTGCTGGACCTTTCCGGACGGATCATCATGACCCAGCAAGTTCATGCAACTGAGCTTCAATGGGAGACGGCCAATCTGCCAAGTGGGGTATATCTGCTGCGCGCGTTCCGCAGATTGGGAGCGCCTGAGATCCTGAAGATCATCAAGTAA
- a CDS encoding LysR substrate-binding domain-containing protein, whose protein sequence is MHYTLHQLQILVETAKQGSITKAAEAMHLSQPAVSIQLKKLQDQFDVPLVEVIGRKLFVTDFGQQIVEAAERILSEVEQIEERTLAFKGHLAGDLKISIVSTGKYIMPFFLTEFLEKHTAIKLRMDVTNKASVVQHLEQNEVDFALVSVLPDNLALEQETLMENRLHLVGKAGSKQKNWDINQVSLIFREPGSATRLAMERFLKEQHISPQRTMTLQSNEAVKQAILAGLGYSLMPLIGLRNELKNGSLQILDYPELPIVTNWSLVWPKGKRFSPAAKAYLEFLRAQKAEIMKAEFSWYLDH, encoded by the coding sequence ATGCATTACACGCTCCACCAACTTCAGATCCTCGTCGAAACCGCCAAGCAAGGAAGTATCACCAAAGCCGCTGAGGCCATGCACCTGAGCCAGCCAGCGGTCTCCATTCAGCTCAAAAAGCTTCAGGACCAATTCGATGTGCCCTTGGTGGAAGTCATCGGGCGGAAGCTGTTTGTCACGGATTTTGGGCAGCAAATCGTCGAAGCCGCCGAGCGAATATTATCGGAAGTAGAACAAATCGAGGAGCGGACTTTGGCCTTCAAAGGGCATCTGGCAGGCGATCTAAAAATTTCGATCGTCTCAACAGGCAAGTACATCATGCCTTTTTTCCTCACGGAATTTTTGGAGAAGCACACGGCGATCAAGCTCCGGATGGACGTGACGAACAAGGCCAGCGTGGTGCAGCATTTGGAGCAAAACGAGGTGGACTTCGCCTTGGTCAGCGTCTTGCCGGACAATCTGGCTTTGGAGCAGGAGACCTTGATGGAAAACCGCCTTCACTTGGTTGGCAAGGCAGGTTCCAAGCAGAAAAATTGGGATATCAATCAAGTTTCGTTGATTTTCCGAGAGCCGGGTTCTGCCACACGACTGGCCATGGAGCGATTTCTGAAGGAACAACATATCAGTCCTCAACGCACCATGACGCTCCAATCCAACGAAGCCGTCAAGCAAGCCATCCTCGCAGGACTGGGGTATTCGCTGATGCCATTGATCGGCCTGAGGAATGAATTGAAGAATGGTTCGCTCCAGATATTGGACTATCCCGAGCTCCCAATCGTGACCAACTGGAGTCTCGTATGGCCCAAAGGCAAACGATTCTCGCCTGCGGCCAAGGCGTACCTTGAATTTCTTCGTGCTCAAAAAGCTGAAATCATGAAAGCGGAGTTCTCTTGGTATCTAGATCATTAG
- a CDS encoding sodium-dependent bicarbonate transport family permease yields the protein MELDLLLDNLTNPALLFFFLGILAVQLKSDLQIPENSSKFISLYLLFSIGFKGGQELAHSDWGGEIYWSMVLGLIFSILVPLYTYFILRKRTGSANAGAIAASYGSVSAVTFVTSISFLEINHEAYGGHMVAVMALMEAPAIIMGILLLNSMKGTEKTEVSMPKLVGHSLTNGSVLLILGSLVIGFMATPEQAQGIKPFTTDLFKGFLAIFLLDMGITSGRKLKTLTEFGAFPFLFAVVIPVINGILTVMVSGLFLESAGNRFLLAILVASASYIAVPAAMKIAVPKANPGLFIPMALAITFPFNITLGMPIYWYLTTLT from the coding sequence ATGGAACTCGATCTCCTGTTAGATAACTTGACCAATCCAGCCCTGCTATTCTTCTTCTTGGGCATATTGGCAGTACAACTAAAAAGCGACCTTCAGATCCCGGAAAACTCCTCGAAATTCATTTCCCTGTATCTGCTATTTTCTATCGGATTCAAGGGGGGACAAGAGTTGGCCCATAGCGACTGGGGAGGCGAGATTTACTGGTCGATGGTATTGGGACTGATATTCAGTATTCTCGTGCCGCTGTACACCTATTTTATTTTGCGTAAACGTACCGGTTCCGCCAATGCAGGCGCCATTGCGGCGTCCTACGGGTCGGTGAGTGCAGTGACGTTTGTAACCAGTATCTCCTTTTTGGAAATCAATCACGAAGCTTATGGCGGACACATGGTAGCAGTCATGGCCTTGATGGAAGCCCCCGCGATCATCATGGGGATTTTGCTCCTGAATTCCATGAAAGGCACTGAGAAGACCGAGGTATCCATGCCCAAACTAGTGGGCCATTCCTTGACCAATGGAAGCGTGTTGCTGATTTTGGGAAGTTTGGTGATTGGCTTTATGGCTACACCTGAACAGGCGCAAGGAATCAAACCTTTCACCACAGATCTCTTCAAGGGATTCTTGGCGATCTTCCTATTGGACATGGGCATCACGAGTGGCCGAAAACTCAAGACCTTGACCGAATTTGGAGCATTTCCCTTCCTGTTTGCAGTGGTGATCCCCGTCATCAACGGCATCCTCACGGTCATGGTCAGTGGACTTTTCTTGGAGTCTGCGGGAAACCGATTTCTGCTGGCGATCCTGGTGGCGAGTGCCTCTTACATTGCGGTTCCAGCGGCCATGAAGATTGCAGTTCCCAAGGCCAATCCGGGGCTATTCATCCCGATGGCTTTGGCGATCACCTTCCCCTTCAATATCACCCTCGGTATGCCGATCTATTGGTATCTGACGACGCTTACGTGA
- a CDS encoding sialate O-acetylesterase, whose translation MKKIFTTGWLLAVQLFIVSTATAELRLPAIVSSNMVLQRNTTVEIWGWSDAQSSISIQASWLDQPLTIQSDSEGKWRTSVKTSNSQEPQTLMIRDEDSSILLENILFGEVWLCSGQSNMSMPVKGNSGQPTFRPPLTIAKSANSQLRLFTVKRKGAKTPQSDVEQYEGWAEASPENVPDFSAVAYFFGQQLQEILQVPVGMIHTSWGGSQIQAWMSQEAIQGFQQVNLDTVDISKRTNKIPTTLYNAMIHPLIPFSIRGVLWYQGEGNRFDPASYQSLFPAMVKDWRARWNLGDFPFFYVQIAPYMYGDNEVFQTPKNTAFIREVQMKCLDLIPNSGMAVTLDIGDDYCIHPPKKKEVADRLLFHALHRTYGMNSVDDASPMFESMEAHKNGLKLTFKHAESGLYAFDKLEGFEIAGEDRVFYPANAKIIQREFVHVSSEQVPNPVAVRYAWRNWVKGTLFDTNLLPASSFRTDDWDDATRAGTIE comes from the coding sequence ATGAAAAAGATTTTCACTACGGGATGGCTATTGGCTGTCCAGCTATTCATCGTTTCAACTGCAACGGCCGAGTTGAGGCTGCCGGCCATCGTATCTTCCAACATGGTTTTGCAGCGAAATACCACGGTCGAAATTTGGGGATGGTCGGATGCCCAAAGCTCCATTTCCATCCAAGCCTCTTGGCTCGATCAGCCGCTCACCATCCAATCGGACTCAGAAGGAAAATGGCGGACCTCCGTCAAAACCAGCAACAGCCAAGAACCCCAAACCCTCATGATTCGAGATGAGGATTCTTCCATACTCCTGGAGAATATCCTATTCGGCGAAGTCTGGCTATGCTCCGGTCAATCCAATATGTCCATGCCTGTCAAGGGGAATTCCGGACAGCCCACCTTCAGACCACCATTGACTATTGCCAAATCAGCCAACTCACAATTGCGGCTTTTTACCGTGAAGAGAAAAGGCGCCAAAACGCCTCAATCGGATGTTGAGCAATATGAAGGATGGGCCGAGGCATCTCCCGAGAATGTACCTGACTTCAGCGCTGTGGCCTACTTTTTCGGGCAGCAATTGCAGGAGATTTTACAGGTTCCGGTAGGAATGATCCACACCTCTTGGGGGGGAAGTCAGATTCAGGCATGGATGAGTCAGGAAGCCATTCAAGGATTTCAGCAGGTCAATCTCGATACCGTCGATATATCAAAGCGGACCAACAAGATCCCCACCACCCTGTACAATGCCATGATACACCCCTTGATTCCTTTCTCAATCCGAGGGGTCTTGTGGTATCAAGGAGAGGGAAATCGGTTTGATCCGGCAAGTTACCAATCGCTGTTCCCAGCTATGGTCAAAGATTGGAGAGCGAGATGGAATTTGGGAGATTTTCCGTTTTTCTATGTTCAGATTGCCCCATACATGTACGGAGATAATGAGGTGTTTCAAACACCCAAGAACACGGCATTTATCCGAGAAGTCCAGATGAAATGCCTAGACCTGATTCCCAACTCCGGAATGGCCGTGACGCTAGATATTGGGGATGACTATTGCATCCATCCTCCCAAGAAAAAGGAAGTGGCGGATCGGCTGTTGTTTCACGCCCTTCATCGGACTTACGGGATGAACTCGGTGGATGATGCCTCTCCTATGTTCGAGTCCATGGAAGCCCACAAAAACGGCCTCAAGCTGACTTTCAAGCATGCAGAGAGTGGATTGTATGCCTTCGACAAGTTGGAAGGATTCGAAATCGCCGGGGAAGATAGGGTCTTCTATCCTGCGAATGCCAAGATCATCCAGCGAGAATTTGTACACGTTTCCAGTGAGCAGGTGCCCAATCCGGTGGCGGTGAGATACGCTTGGCGCAATTGGGTGAAAGGAACTTTATTCGATACGAATTTGCTCCCTGCGTCTTCATTTCGAACGGATGATTGGGACGATGCGACTCGAGCAGGAACGATCGAGTAA
- a CDS encoding alpha/beta hydrolase: MKKLIAFLFSIFILGINGFSQGRLTNVKTKKFKTSEKLKIEGSIGFLTVPENRNDPESREIQVKFVHLKSIADAPLAPVVYLEGGGGTSTWQAESPRDLQDWMEILEVSDLIFMDRRGSYDDDLTYIWQGDYPEAFWMSEDAANRHYAQMTEQALKTFESRAVDVSGYNIVEEAHDVHDLMSALEIERYSILGFSFGSHIGMTVMHLFPDEIDRAILAGSDAPDQALNFPRYLDAHILMLGEMVKQDEQLSASIPDFPALVDRVMDNLAEQPATISVQNPLTGKDMNLAIGPFGFGLILRLDIDDANDIPAIPRLMYSMEQGDYSMLEWFAQKRIVFSLAVPGQGIHQQLASGVTDARWAQIVQEAEASRFGNVVNFPFSAAKDHWIAIDLPQEMPIHLKTDIPTLFITGTLDCRTPVAQVEETMQGFSNAVHIRVEGAGHEQALWQRETFDELIPLFLRGGTVTKTMTKYRAIKFIPVEGTTSDHPSIR, from the coding sequence ATGAAAAAGTTAATAGCGTTCCTGTTTTCCATATTTATTTTGGGGATCAATGGCTTTTCCCAAGGTCGTTTGACGAATGTCAAAACCAAGAAGTTCAAGACTTCCGAAAAACTCAAGATTGAAGGGAGTATAGGGTTTTTGACCGTCCCTGAAAATAGGAATGATCCGGAAAGTAGAGAGATTCAAGTGAAGTTTGTCCACCTGAAAAGCATCGCTGATGCACCGCTTGCTCCCGTGGTGTATTTGGAAGGAGGAGGAGGAACCTCGACTTGGCAGGCAGAAAGTCCCCGAGATCTTCAAGATTGGATGGAGATTCTGGAGGTGTCAGATCTGATCTTTATGGATCGACGTGGTTCCTACGATGACGACCTGACCTACATCTGGCAAGGGGATTATCCCGAAGCGTTCTGGATGTCAGAAGATGCGGCCAATCGACATTATGCCCAGATGACCGAGCAAGCCTTGAAGACTTTCGAATCCAGAGCGGTAGATGTTTCTGGCTACAACATTGTGGAGGAAGCGCATGATGTGCATGATTTGATGAGCGCCTTGGAGATCGAACGATACTCCATTTTGGGATTCAGTTTTGGCTCGCATATCGGCATGACGGTGATGCATCTTTTTCCCGACGAAATCGACCGAGCCATTCTTGCAGGTTCGGATGCGCCTGATCAGGCACTGAACTTCCCGCGGTATCTGGATGCGCACATCCTCATGCTTGGAGAAATGGTTAAGCAGGACGAACAACTCAGCGCCTCCATTCCTGATTTTCCGGCCTTGGTGGATCGAGTTATGGACAACCTAGCGGAGCAACCCGCAACGATTTCGGTTCAGAATCCCCTGACGGGAAAGGACATGAATCTGGCCATCGGACCGTTTGGCTTTGGACTGATTCTTCGACTGGATATCGACGATGCCAATGACATACCGGCTATTCCGAGATTGATGTATTCGATGGAGCAGGGCGATTATTCGATGCTGGAATGGTTTGCCCAAAAGCGGATCGTCTTTTCCTTAGCAGTTCCCGGCCAAGGCATTCATCAGCAATTGGCATCTGGGGTGACCGATGCACGCTGGGCACAGATCGTACAGGAAGCCGAGGCAAGCCGCTTCGGAAATGTGGTGAATTTTCCCTTTTCAGCCGCCAAAGACCATTGGATTGCCATCGATCTGCCACAAGAAATGCCCATTCACTTGAAGACGGATATCCCTACGCTTTTTATCACAGGAACGCTCGATTGCCGAACTCCTGTGGCTCAGGTGGAGGAAACGATGCAGGGATTCAGTAATGCCGTTCATATCCGAGTGGAAGGCGCAGGTCATGAGCAAGCTCTGTGGCAGCGTGAGACCTTCGATGAATTGATTCCGCTCTTCCTCAGAGGGGGAACGGTGACCAAAACCATGACGAAGTATCGGGCGATCAAATTTATTCCGGTTGAAGGAACTACAAGTGACCATCCGTCTATTCGGTAG
- a CDS encoding amidohydrolase family protein — MRIHSVIGLLVFAMMTACMENKAVESAKQTFDIVILNGRVIDPESNLDAVRNVGVLDGKIALITERPIMGKDTVDATGHVVAPGFIDLHAHGQNLGDYRMQVMQGVTTMLELESGVLPIDAWYDAQAQKNLPVNYGASAAWTFARIATFSDTEPQATPAYFQDAQKETDWKMKIASPQQMDEILDYVRQGLDQGGLGIGINAGYAPGYGAKEYYALAELAADYGVATFTHVRYASNLEPQGSFEAIQELIANAAITGAHMHICHLNSSSLKDIASTLELVEAAKARGINITVGAYPWGAASTVVGAAMFSGEGWRERMGSTTHNFQLGV; from the coding sequence ATGAGAATCCACTCGGTCATAGGCTTGCTCGTTTTTGCGATGATGACGGCTTGTATGGAAAATAAAGCCGTTGAATCCGCCAAACAGACGTTCGATATCGTCATCCTAAACGGGCGGGTAATCGATCCGGAATCGAACCTAGACGCAGTTCGAAATGTAGGGGTCCTGGACGGCAAGATTGCCTTGATCACAGAACGACCTATCATGGGCAAAGACACTGTCGATGCCACTGGGCATGTGGTCGCTCCGGGGTTCATCGACTTACATGCGCATGGGCAGAATCTTGGAGATTATCGCATGCAAGTGATGCAGGGGGTCACTACCATGCTTGAGCTTGAATCTGGTGTGCTGCCGATAGATGCATGGTATGATGCACAAGCCCAGAAGAATCTCCCAGTTAATTATGGGGCTTCGGCTGCATGGACATTTGCTCGAATCGCCACTTTTTCAGATACCGAACCACAGGCAACCCCTGCCTATTTTCAAGATGCCCAAAAGGAAACGGATTGGAAAATGAAGATCGCTTCCCCTCAGCAGATGGACGAAATTCTCGACTATGTGCGTCAAGGCTTGGATCAGGGTGGATTGGGGATTGGCATCAATGCCGGATATGCGCCCGGCTACGGGGCCAAGGAGTATTACGCTTTGGCCGAATTAGCAGCTGATTATGGAGTCGCCACCTTCACCCATGTTCGATACGCCAGTAACCTGGAACCCCAAGGATCATTCGAAGCGATTCAGGAGCTCATTGCCAATGCAGCTATCACGGGTGCACACATGCATATTTGCCATCTCAATAGCTCATCACTCAAGGATATAGCCTCAACCCTTGAGTTGGTGGAAGCTGCCAAAGCCCGGGGAATCAATATCACTGTAGGCGCATATCCTTGGGGCGCGGCAAGCACCGTAGTGGGCGCGGCCATGTTTTCAGGGGAAGGTTGGCGAGAGCGAATGGGCAGTACCACGCACAATTTCCAGCTTGGCGTATAA
- a CDS encoding amidohydrolase family protein, with translation MSEKQLADYQKNQPGTFIVWHFLDEHDPEDLALLDQSILHPEILIESDEMFWMTMDEAGHIENYEGQAWPLPEGAFSHPRSNGTFAKMLRSYVRERKLMTLSEALRKMSLMPAQTLEAFVPQMKQKGRLQTGMDADVVVFDPETIADQGTYEDPNHPAIGVQTVLVNGKMVLSEGQLIEGVGAGMPIRR, from the coding sequence ATGTCAGAGAAGCAATTGGCTGATTATCAGAAAAATCAGCCCGGTACATTTATTGTCTGGCATTTTTTGGATGAACATGATCCTGAGGACTTGGCCCTGCTGGACCAATCTATTCTCCATCCTGAAATCCTGATTGAGTCCGATGAAATGTTCTGGATGACGATGGATGAAGCAGGACATATCGAGAATTATGAAGGACAAGCCTGGCCACTGCCGGAAGGAGCTTTCAGTCATCCTCGCTCCAATGGTACATTTGCCAAAATGCTGAGATCCTATGTGCGAGAACGCAAACTCATGACGCTTTCAGAGGCCCTCCGCAAAATGTCCCTCATGCCGGCCCAAACCTTGGAGGCCTTCGTTCCCCAGATGAAACAGAAAGGGAGATTGCAGACAGGAATGGATGCGGATGTGGTCGTTTTTGACCCGGAAACCATCGCAGATCAAGGAACCTACGAAGACCCTAATCATCCAGCGATTGGTGTCCAAACGGTGCTCGTCAATGGAAAAATGGTACTTTCTGAAGGCCAATTAATCGAAGGGGTCGGGGCAGGCATGCCCATTCGGCGGTAG